In Nostoc sp. UHCC 0926, a single genomic region encodes these proteins:
- a CDS encoding toxin-antitoxin system HicB family antitoxin: MPCIQVGVRIPPHLHKKLAIDAAKAEASKSEVIINAFADYLNFTEDMPNPDWNPPIEVIRGRTSHHLWHQTSQTIYISTLQR; this comes from the coding sequence ATGCCCTGTATTCAAGTCGGTGTTAGAATTCCACCTCATCTTCACAAAAAGCTAGCTATTGACGCTGCTAAGGCTGAGGCATCTAAATCTGAGGTAATTATTAACGCTTTTGCTGATTACCTAAATTTTACTGAGGATATGCCAAATCCTGACTGGAATCCTCCCATCGAAGTTATCAGAGGCAGAACAAGCCATCATCTTTGGCATCAAACGAGCCAAACTATTTATATTTCTACGCTACAACGGTAA